From Rhododendron vialii isolate Sample 1 chromosome 7a, ASM3025357v1:
AACCACTCACGGAAAAACGAATCTCCAGAATCTCCCCTtgagctttcagagtcggaagagatgacaatggttaggtgagccagacctaacaaaaacaagaagaaaacaatgagaaaCCTCGTCATCGGCAAATAAAGCAAGGGATCTCTATGCTCGGCTACCCTATTGGCCCACCCTATTTGTCTCTTCAAGATTCAAGCTCGGGAAATACTAAGACACGAAATGGGGCTTGGCCTGCCCGCGCCCGAGGCTGGGCTCGGCAAATCCCAACAAAGGCCAAGCACGGGCGTTGTTACAGACTTATGCTCGGAAGAACAgattgaagatgaagatgaacagTCGTTCATCTTCAGACCTCGTACTGTTCACTCAGGACAGAAAACTCCCAAAACCcaagaaaatagaaaggaaagcatgaaaaaaattgcacaaactATGAGAGGGATGAAAATCGAACGCATACCTGGAAATTTCAGCAAGATTTGGTGAAGAAACCACTGAGAATCAAGACTGGGAGATGAACGAACAAGGAACAAAGCTCTGGCAATGGAGGTTTACAGAGAGAAAGCAACggtggcttctctctctaaccccAGCTCTTTATATAGACGTAGGGTTTGGGATTCGAGTTTCCCGCCCATGTCACTGTACCGCCGAACCTGCAACCAATAAACATCTGACGCGTGGCCTGATGAGACGGGTTGGCAGAGCTCCACGCGTGCCCACCGTCTCCCTGCCAGCCGTACCCAACAAGAAATTGACACCTGGCGTATCCCCATTGGTCCCCGTCCATGGCCGTTTTGTTGAAAAGGGTTTTAGGCTCGGCTCAATTCAGTCCAGTAACCGAGTTCCATGCTCGGCCAAAGTTAACATCAATCCCAACCGTGCACTTGGCGACGACCGAGATTGAGGgactattgtagcaggccgaacatgagTTCGCTATGTAACGACCGAGCCCATGCCGTGCCGAGCTCGAACCTTGAGCACGGCTCTCGTCCCTGTTCTACGTCGACCATTTCTTTTGCCACGGACTCGTTGGCAGGTCAGCTCGTTCTCGGCCACCTTCCACGGCGGGTCACTTGTGACTGTCCTCTCCTGTCAATCATGTGCCCGATAGGCaaaggcgtgttcggccacccgcaAAGCAAGGCCACTGCCGACCACGGCTAGCTGCTGATTTGCATGTCTTTCCACGtgtaaaagcggttataacagaagatgatcatgggcgcacatgggtgtgccagctcagccctaaaaacggttaccagatctatttggtgacgtcatgatgacactgcctgacccgcgcaaggcacgtgctggTGCTTGGAGAACATATGAaagagctctataaatacctagcagtGGAAACCCTAGAGAGGTAGATGCTACTACATACTCACTCTCATAATCTTCTGCCTACTTGCTCTGCACATTACttatcctcacgccggagggccttgccgggacaaccccctgcctggtctttagtcgtgcgcttactgtgcaggctaggagaagacccAACCATCAAGCCACCAACGGAGGAGAAGAttgaggatcacgggccacacacaATCATTACTTAatctatatatctatatataaattaaaataacacTTGGTGTCCGTGCTTGTGCACCTATGTTGTGTTTGTGCCCCTGCCACATGCCTCAAAGCGACCGTCTAACCCGATACACCTCAAAGAATTGTCAGCCAAAAAGCATAGCGTAAACTCACCCTAAAACGATGAGGTATGTAACAGAGGCGTTGATATCGAGAATTGAAGGCTGGTCAGAAAGTTTATTGAACCAAGCCGGGAGAAAGGTTATGCTCAAGTCTATTGCGCGCGTTGTCTCCTTCCAGGCATGTTATGTCTTGTGTAAAGTTGTCGGCCAGAGAGTATTTGTGATGAGATGAACAGGCAGCACATGGCTAATCTGTGGTGGGGCTGTAGGAGAGGCCAAAAAAAGATGCATTGGTTGTCATGGGATAGATTATGcgagaaaaaggaggggggAGGGCTGGGTTTTAGAGATCCGGCATGTTTTCAACTTGGCTTTGCAAGCTAAACAGGGATGGCGTCTTTTACTTAATGAAGGCACACTGCTCCAGCGCGTGCTTAAGGCGAAATATTTTCCGTCCTCTTCCTTTTTGGAAGCATCGCTAGGTTCGAATCCGTCGTGGACTTGGCAAAGCATTCGGGAGGAGGTTGTTGGTGGAAAGAATTAGGTGGAGAATCGGTAATGGGAGGAGGGTAAGGGGTGATCAAGATCCGTGGATTCCAAGGCCCAATGGTTTTTGTCCTATTAACGCCACGCAAGGAAGAGGGTTGAGAGTTTGTGATCTTATAGATTCAGAGGATGCAGCTTTGGTTCATGCTATTCCTCTCTCGAGTTCGGATGTGGAGGACCGTTGGATTTGGCACTATTCGTCGCAAGGGATGTATACAGTTGGCTCGGGCTATGAGACTGCCCACATGCTTAAAAGGCAATGGCGGAACTCAGGAGGGGGAGGTGAGCAATTGAGCAAGAGGGAAGCAGATAAAAAAGTGTGGAACAAGGTATGGGCACTTCCTACTCCAAACAAGATTAAACATTTTATCTGGAAATGTATCAATGGTGTACTTCAAATTAGAGAGAATTTGTTCAGGAGGAGGGTGACAACGGAAATGTTGTGTCTGAATTGGAAGGCTTCAAATCAGTTTGACTAGAAGCCTTACTTTTTTAGAGGCTGAGCTTGAGAGAATCAATAGAATCCGGGAGGCCCCAAATCTcacacacccacccacccacccacccaatCAGACTAGGTGCATAAGAGCATCAGAACTCACCTGGGATAACTTTTCCAGCATATCCTTCACAAACTTTGTACAACGGTAACAACAGTTGATATGTGTATCCTTGGACGTCACCAATTTGTGAAGAAACCTTTCCGGGATTGATGATTTTTTGTGAGATCAACCCAAAAATGTTGAAAACGATTTTCATCTGCATATAGATAGGCAAAGAAATCAGAAATTCGCACAAATGCACTCAATTAGGCACCAAAGTCATAATAGTACTTAGGAGAACAGGCCCACCTGAACACCATCCATCTGAAGGGCCATCTTTCCCATTCTCTTGAGCAAGTAATAGACCAGCAAAGAGTGACGATCGCCATTTTCTTCCACACTTTGATTTTCGTAACCAAATGTAAGGGATGCAAACATACTTCTTCCTTTTAATGAATCAAGCAACTGGAAAGCTTCAATGAAACGACTGTGCTCATGGTGTTCAAGGGTTGACCAGATACTGTCGCCACCAACCAATTCGTTTGGTACAAACAAAGAGTGCAGAACACAAGTCGTGAAGGTGAGGTTTCATGTAATTAGGGTGCTGGCTGCATCGTCATTTAGCGGGGGCCTTTAGTTGGCAGCAGAGAGAAACAGTAATGAGAAAAAGCCTACTTCGTGTCATAAGAAAAAATGTTCCTAATGACTTCTCTTGGTTGCTCTGTTGGCCTGAGTCACAGAAGCAAAGTAAAAGGCCACCAAGCGGTTTAATACACCACGCAACCATACATGCGGGTGCACCAGAAGCTCACAAATTGTTTCCCACATATCCTGTTAATTGATAATcatataaaaataaatgaataccGTCAGACCCATATACATAGTTATGTACATACTGTTAGATCCATTACATAACAATTTAAGATTTTAGACCAGATAGTTGTGAACAAGAGACAAATTGGCAAATCAAGGTAAGGCTCCCCAACAACTCAAAAGACAGAAGAAATATACTGATTTTGGAATTAATGCTACAAGAAGAATTGTGAATAACAAGAAAGCTCACTTGATTGCGGAGGATATGCTTCATAATTAACCAgagcattcccttaatgcctctCTTTAATATAATGGTTCTTTCTcagaaaaataattaatcagCGCATCGTACTGCAATTGATTTGTCAATAATTCATGATTCATGATAAGGTGATGGCCAATGGAAAATTTGCACAACCATAATCAACCAACTAAACCTTCTAAGATGCCACCCCAACATGCAGACCACGACATATTTATGAGAGCAGGCACTCAAAGAATCATTCTCAATTGAGTTCTAAAACTCTTCAACCTTCCCATTGCAACTAGCTGACGGCAAATCTAACTCTATCAACTATACGGCTCCACCACCAAGACCACCTCCTATTAGAGCCCAAGCCCTACCACTGACGCCCCCAACCAGGCTTTGAAGAACTATGTTTCGCATGTTGTGAATATTTGAGCATACAATACATAGACGTACACATTAACCATGCACATCCATACAGATGTAATAAAAAGGTTTATACCTCAAGATGCCCTGGTAGGCACAAACCATGAAATTGATGCAGTATCTTCTCCAACAAAACTAATGAGTAGTATGTCTCTGTCCAAGAGCAATCTGTAGCTTCAACAGAGAGACCCAACTGcctatttttcaaaacattaacAGCCAACTGGAAAATACTTGTCATTACTTGTAACACATGATTGATATATTCTTCCTTAAAATCTTCCCCCATTACTTCGACCAGTAATCCCAGGACCTATACGTAACAGAGTTTTAAAgccacaaaacaaataaaagccTTATACAGTAACCCTTCAAACAAAGAAAGCATAGTCAACATGCATCAGGTGCACTTCTTCATTGTACAATAAATTTAGGTAGAGGTATCAAATGGGTGGATTTTAGCGAGTTAAAAACTTGAAATGAGTCACGGGTTGAATGTGAGAAGGTCAAATAcaggtctctctctcaatttcaaATTCTTAACTATTCCTCAACAGCTAATATACTCAGCAAAAACTAATAATAATTCAAAAGCcaattcaaactaaaattaCAAAAGGGTTGATTTACTAAAGCCCGTTTTCTAGCTGCTACTAATTcactttttgaagttttttggACAATTTTCTATCATTGGTACAACTTTTTTGACATCTTGTTAACATTTTATGGATTAATGGGTTCGTCATgagagaggaatctaaaaagtagaaATATATGGACCAGACTTGAAAAGGGTTTAATTCAGGCATAAATAAGATTAACGACTGCtgttttggcttatttttatctctaacaaACTCTTTTTAGCTTTCagtcaaaattttactttttgcaTTTCTGTAGTCAAAATGATCTAATAACCAAAAGTCAACtcaaaactataacaagttcatAAAAGACGAAAATAAATCTTTTTCAATAACTTAAGCCAACCAACTCAGACCACATTTTTGGTATTAAAACCATAGGCCAAACAATCCCCATGTtccacattaaaaaaaatgtaaataataaGCCCAACTTCCTACGCTTGTCGCAAACAAATAATGCATATAAAACCGAGCAGAAACTAATTCACAAAAGGAGTACACCATGTGTGCCCAATGGCCCCAAACCATTACCAAAACCCATTTAGAAATTATATTTATAATTCATATATCGGTTTGTCAAACCCAActgaaccaaataaaaaatacaggCAAGTTGGGCGGGTTATAAGTGTCGATATGGTTGGGTAACTAGGTTTTGGTTGAGA
This genomic window contains:
- the LOC131332237 gene encoding uncharacterized protein LOC131332237 isoform X2, encoding MGLLFKKKPAVLDCIQNLKWRRLRNHWVLGLLVEVMGEDFKEEYINHVLQVMTSIFQLAVNVLKNRQLGLSVEATDCSWTETYYSLVLLEKILHQFHGLCLPGHLEDMWETICELLVHPHVWLRGVLNRLVAFYFASVTQANRATKRSH
- the LOC131332237 gene encoding U3 small nucleolar RNA-associated protein 20-like isoform X1 translates to MRYAHYAGRETVLEMLHAFVIKFPKHILDEHLNTIFMHLVLCLANDNDNFRSMTGAAVKLLIGHVSKNLIPSILEFSLSWYSGGVQLVRSAAAQVLGLLVEVMGEDFKEEYINHVLQVMTSIFQLAVNVLKNRQLGLSVEATDCSWTETYYSLVLLEKILHQFHGLCLPGHLEDMWETICELLVHPHVWLRGVLNRLVAFYFASVTQANRATKRSH